A single window of Candidatus Ozemobacteraceae bacterium DNA harbors:
- a CDS encoding tetratricopeptide repeat protein: MMSAFRTPTPASRTLHPHRRLLRPVLALLLFALLFAGFTARASDIDFGLPLFNLEEIRLEKTKAPDFNLSLLKKYLSEHQKNPLAQLHAMAQWVTLMKMSDTPRTAELEKLVLKQIATEKFSDENKEEGLRYLFLKGLLTAADKEPDPKNARDHAFEELLLKAEEPFERTPEYHLIKGILFQLLRTRPNNYFGPMKPFEDLKRAAALAPSDPHYYYVLGQAFRLLGSEEPSLFLAIASFEKASSLAPGNPKLQNTLLGIYMGLHEGYKSQAKDEPFWLQEAVYKKILTLSPNNPHALNNLGFLYAEYGVHRELAQSLVQRAVDQMPDNPGFRDSLGWAAFKNSQTEKAIQELEKAVAMSPDTYEPHYHLGTVYYVSKQYEKAIPIYEKAIALRPTSAEALNNYAYLLTELDRDLDKAEKMAARAVKIEPNNASYLDTYGWALFKQGNASEGLRLLQRAAALAPDVGEILMHLGKVHLQMAQFEIAIEYFRQAIKADPYLENMQRDLYLAIVLRAQYRAVAEYHGQFGAKASPVHLNRILLQLVRIFQEEGMFDRAIEMTRLCERLKRGNVDLSKPLFDYYTIELATATEAVTATPTESLPQATGEDSSSEENIIFQEPDDLDSMEPGVEGAEASETAVAEGADGGLEPVFPDVAPVPLALNVGPAATSLAADKLLAFPEFGKLSISLFVKRLRKPGANSILMIEYPGLKDRKALIAAGHHLSLIGCRISSETVSIAGFPALRTNLLHRPLWLIHAGNALLLGTGSEPSEKELPLLLGMFPYKADALSGIFIDWRLWEAEIPLFLRAWVKNPIRPFLALYARHRLEGDNVTEVLQQLPSGPVQQKQMKEIADQLFEFKRKMLEWSIPVEVRVSANDGCVEMEATFGRLIPRVRDLIESYKPLVWFLQPRFQALKCFARRFFFGRTPADLAKICPDGGTVTIDGPSGMLLCTKHPASGLFPMLAGGPERCLYTRERLEGIISMITSQVKPGFQKEGLINKILMIYNMSSCPAGGKYTLNADGSIGCSVHPAPTGRNP; this comes from the coding sequence ATGATGTCCGCTTTCCGTACACCTACCCCCGCTTCCCGCACGCTCCACCCGCACCGCCGGCTGCTCCGCCCCGTCCTGGCGCTGCTGCTGTTCGCCCTTCTCTTCGCCGGCTTCACGGCGCGGGCATCGGATATCGATTTCGGCCTTCCTCTGTTCAACCTCGAGGAGATCCGCCTCGAAAAGACGAAGGCACCGGATTTCAATCTTTCGCTGCTCAAGAAGTATCTCTCGGAACATCAGAAGAACCCCCTCGCCCAGCTTCACGCCATGGCCCAGTGGGTGACGCTGATGAAGATGTCGGACACTCCGCGCACGGCCGAGCTCGAAAAGCTTGTTCTCAAGCAGATCGCCACCGAAAAATTCAGCGACGAGAACAAGGAGGAGGGCCTCCGGTATCTCTTCCTCAAAGGCCTCCTGACCGCTGCCGACAAGGAACCCGACCCGAAGAACGCCCGCGACCATGCGTTCGAAGAACTCCTCCTGAAAGCGGAAGAGCCGTTCGAGCGCACCCCCGAGTATCACCTGATCAAAGGCATTCTGTTCCAGTTGCTCCGAACCCGGCCCAACAACTACTTCGGGCCAATGAAACCCTTCGAGGACCTCAAGCGCGCCGCCGCCCTCGCCCCATCCGACCCGCACTATTACTACGTTCTTGGCCAGGCCTTCCGCCTGTTGGGAAGCGAGGAGCCGTCGCTGTTCCTTGCGATCGCCTCGTTCGAGAAGGCCTCGTCGCTCGCGCCCGGCAACCCCAAGCTCCAGAACACCCTTTTGGGCATCTACATGGGGCTCCACGAGGGCTACAAGAGCCAGGCGAAGGACGAGCCGTTCTGGCTCCAGGAGGCGGTGTACAAGAAAATTCTCACCCTCTCGCCGAACAATCCGCACGCCCTGAACAATCTGGGCTTCCTGTACGCGGAATACGGCGTCCACCGGGAACTCGCCCAGTCGCTGGTCCAGCGAGCCGTCGACCAGATGCCCGACAACCCGGGATTCCGCGACAGCCTTGGCTGGGCCGCTTTCAAGAACAGCCAGACGGAAAAGGCGATCCAGGAGCTCGAGAAGGCCGTCGCGATGTCACCCGACACGTATGAGCCGCATTACCACCTCGGCACGGTGTATTACGTCTCGAAGCAGTATGAGAAGGCGATTCCGATCTACGAGAAGGCGATCGCTCTTCGGCCGACCTCGGCCGAAGCGTTGAATAACTATGCCTATCTTTTGACCGAACTCGACCGCGACCTCGACAAGGCGGAGAAAATGGCCGCCCGCGCCGTCAAGATCGAGCCCAACAACGCTTCGTATCTCGACACCTACGGATGGGCGCTGTTCAAGCAGGGAAATGCCAGCGAAGGCCTCCGGCTGCTTCAGAGGGCCGCCGCCCTGGCGCCCGACGTCGGCGAGATCCTGATGCACCTCGGCAAGGTCCATCTCCAGATGGCCCAGTTCGAGATAGCGATCGAGTATTTCCGGCAGGCGATCAAGGCCGATCCCTACCTCGAAAACATGCAGCGCGACCTGTATCTCGCGATCGTCCTGCGCGCGCAGTACCGCGCCGTGGCCGAGTATCACGGCCAGTTCGGCGCCAAGGCGTCGCCGGTGCACCTGAACCGCATCCTCCTCCAGCTCGTCCGCATCTTCCAGGAAGAGGGAATGTTCGACCGGGCCATCGAGATGACGCGCCTCTGCGAGCGCCTCAAGCGCGGAAACGTCGACCTGTCGAAGCCCCTGTTCGACTACTACACGATCGAACTCGCGACCGCGACCGAAGCCGTGACGGCCACGCCCACCGAGAGCCTCCCCCAGGCAACTGGTGAAGATAGTTCCTCCGAAGAGAACATCATCTTCCAGGAGCCGGATGACCTCGACAGCATGGAACCCGGCGTCGAAGGGGCGGAAGCCTCGGAAACGGCGGTCGCCGAGGGAGCGGACGGCGGCCTCGAGCCCGTATTTCCCGACGTTGCTCCTGTTCCGCTCGCCCTGAATGTCGGCCCGGCCGCCACATCGCTCGCTGCCGACAAGCTTCTCGCCTTTCCCGAGTTCGGCAAGCTGTCTATTTCCCTGTTCGTCAAACGACTGAGAAAACCCGGAGCAAATTCCATCCTGATGATCGAGTATCCCGGCCTGAAGGATCGCAAGGCCCTCATCGCCGCCGGCCACCATCTCTCCCTCATCGGGTGCCGCATTTCATCGGAAACGGTATCGATCGCGGGCTTCCCGGCTCTCCGCACCAACCTGCTCCACAGGCCGCTCTGGCTGATTCACGCGGGAAACGCCCTGCTGCTCGGAACGGGGAGCGAACCTTCCGAGAAAGAACTTCCTCTGCTCCTGGGCATGTTCCCCTACAAGGCGGATGCCCTGTCGGGAATCTTCATCGACTGGCGCCTCTGGGAAGCTGAAATCCCGCTTTTCCTCCGGGCATGGGTGAAGAATCCGATTCGCCCCTTTCTGGCGCTGTATGCCCGTCATCGGCTCGAAGGCGACAACGTCACCGAGGTGCTGCAGCAGCTCCCCTCGGGGCCGGTGCAGCAGAAGCAGATGAAGGAAATCGCGGACCAGTTGTTCGAGTTCAAGCGGAAGATGCTCGAATGGAGTATTCCCGTCGAGGTCAGGGTCAGCGCCAACGACGGCTGCGTCGAGATGGAAGCCACGTTCGGCAGGCTCATTCCCCGGGTCCGCGACCTGATCGAATCGTACAAGCCCCTCGTGTGGTTCCTTCAGCCGCGCTTCCAGGCTTTGAAATGTTTCGCTCGCAGGTTTTTCTTCGGCCGCACGCCTGCGGACCTCGCGAAGATCTGCCCCGACGGCGGAACGGTGACCATCGATGGACCGTCCGGCATGCTGCTCTGCACGAAACATCCGGCGAGTGGTCTGTTCCCGATGCTCGCCGGCGGTCCCGAGCGATGCCTCTACACCCGGGAGCGTCTCGAGGGCATCATCTCGATGATCACGTCCCAGGTGAAACCCGGCTTTCAGAAAGAGGGGTTGATAAATAAGATTCTGATGATATACAATATGAGTTCCTGCCCAGCCGGCGGGAAGTATACGCTGAACGCGGACGGCTCGATCGGGTGCAGCGTGCACCCGGCCCCGACCGGCCGTAATCCATAA
- a CDS encoding 50S ribosome-binding GTPase: protein MHTTLPAPTPHAAQDLRALIAASKALWGRPLPADEAEAERQIGILEKREKSVCDCLLAVIAGGTNVGKTTLINALAGGNICETSAKACSTEQAALYVHKNRLATAKSLLHGVLPPDELIVTHEREELAHLILVDTPDLDGIKEANRTTFARLLELADLVLVVVTAQKYDSEALFTVLTESMGFRRAVIVLNRLDEGMKTQNELDTIVADLRTKIGALALKTPLDEELPVFRISARYALFAKTGQGVGPRWDFPKLEEYLRKRLDATVAKRISAENQAGRALETIARIETACNLASARQAASSLRSWKDTFLRESREKLREAARAAVGNLAPELARRRESAAAGRLGGPFGAYVRASLAVSMLAMRFQSIVASPFGDPVTPLAKHLATVAGATADELLASGRRQVVETLDRAGLDPRPAAARIDASPARRITTEQLADSVRRFLDEPRPGRIATLLLNALPLTIILLLVRYFLTALLTAHDPAAGMFIGGGLLFWLVCHLQAGFWLARQAGTLDDLTDAVEREFSNELHRRLTEPLGRWADEVESLRA, encoded by the coding sequence ATGCACACGACGCTTCCCGCACCTACGCCCCATGCCGCCCAGGACCTTCGAGCGCTGATCGCGGCGTCGAAGGCGCTCTGGGGCCGCCCTCTTCCGGCCGACGAGGCGGAGGCGGAGCGGCAGATCGGCATTCTCGAGAAACGCGAGAAAAGCGTCTGCGACTGTCTGCTGGCGGTCATCGCGGGCGGCACCAACGTCGGCAAGACGACGCTGATCAACGCCCTCGCCGGCGGGAATATCTGCGAAACCTCGGCGAAAGCCTGTTCCACCGAACAAGCCGCCCTGTATGTGCACAAAAACCGTCTCGCAACGGCGAAATCCCTTCTGCACGGGGTTCTGCCGCCCGACGAACTGATCGTCACGCATGAGCGCGAAGAACTCGCGCACCTGATTCTCGTCGACACCCCCGACCTCGACGGCATCAAGGAAGCGAACAGGACCACGTTCGCCAGGCTCCTCGAACTCGCCGACCTCGTCCTGGTCGTCGTCACCGCCCAGAAATACGACTCGGAAGCTCTCTTCACGGTCCTCACCGAGTCGATGGGCTTCAGGCGCGCCGTCATCGTCCTGAACCGGCTCGACGAGGGCATGAAGACGCAGAACGAGCTGGACACCATCGTCGCGGACCTTCGCACGAAAATCGGCGCCCTGGCGCTCAAAACGCCTCTCGACGAAGAACTTCCCGTCTTCCGCATCTCGGCGAGATACGCACTGTTCGCGAAGACCGGCCAGGGAGTCGGCCCCCGCTGGGACTTCCCCAAGCTCGAGGAGTATCTCCGCAAAAGGCTCGATGCAACGGTTGCCAAACGCATCAGCGCCGAGAATCAAGCCGGGCGCGCATTGGAAACCATCGCCCGGATCGAAACGGCGTGCAATCTGGCTTCGGCACGGCAGGCCGCTTCCAGTCTGCGAAGCTGGAAGGACACGTTTCTCCGGGAAAGCCGCGAGAAACTGCGGGAAGCGGCACGCGCCGCCGTGGGCAACCTTGCACCCGAGCTTGCGCGGCGCCGCGAGTCGGCCGCCGCCGGGCGGCTCGGCGGACCGTTCGGGGCCTACGTGCGGGCCTCGCTCGCGGTCTCCATGCTGGCGATGCGATTCCAGAGCATCGTCGCATCGCCGTTCGGCGACCCCGTCACGCCGCTGGCCAAGCATCTGGCCACCGTTGCCGGGGCGACGGCCGATGAACTCCTGGCGAGCGGCCGGCGGCAGGTCGTCGAAACGCTCGATCGCGCCGGTCTCGATCCACGGCCGGCCGCTGCGCGCATCGACGCATCTCCCGCGCGCCGAATCACAACGGAGCAGCTCGCCGACAGCGTGCGCCGGTTCCTCGACGAGCCTCGGCCCGGCCGCATCGCGACGCTGCTGCTCAACGCGCTTCCGCTCACAATCATCCTTCTGCTGGTCAGGTATTTTCTGACGGCCCTCCTGACGGCCCACGACCCGGCCGCCGGCATGTTCATCGGCGGGGGCCTGCTGTTCTGGCTCGTCTGCCATCTCCAGGCGGGCTTCTGGCTCGCGCGCCAGGCGGGCACCCTTGACGACCTGACGGACGCGGTCGAACGGGAGTTCTCGAACGAGCTTCACCGCCGCCTGACCGAACCGCTGGGCCGCTGGGCCGACGAGGTCGAGTCGCTCCGCGCCTGA
- a CDS encoding DUF3592 domain-containing protein, with protein MMGKARYVRGFSPSRRGLAVQMAVFFLLTGVFGGAMVGYFVARDHAALSWPSAPGTIVKSWVGERSEWKDDHTYQLYSPHVRYVYRVGTASQPYEGEEISSLQTSSGDRKWAESVVASYAVGTRVTVYYNPDRPQEALLERGIHTWFILLFVGVALLFLGLGIGMIRFRAAIDGASR; from the coding sequence ATGATGGGAAAGGCGAGATATGTTCGAGGATTTTCTCCGTCCCGGCGGGGCCTGGCCGTGCAGATGGCGGTGTTTTTCCTGCTGACGGGCGTTTTCGGCGGCGCCATGGTCGGATATTTCGTGGCGCGGGACCACGCCGCTCTCTCCTGGCCGTCGGCGCCGGGAACGATCGTTAAAAGCTGGGTCGGCGAGCGGAGCGAGTGGAAGGATGATCACACCTATCAGCTGTATTCCCCGCATGTGCGATATGTCTACCGCGTCGGCACCGCCTCGCAACCGTACGAGGGTGAAGAAATATCCAGCCTGCAGACCTCTTCCGGAGACAGAAAATGGGCCGAGTCCGTCGTGGCGAGCTATGCCGTCGGAACCCGTGTCACGGTGTATTACAACCCGGACCGCCCGCAGGAAGCCCTTCTCGAACGCGGAATTCACACCTGGTTCATCCTGCTGTTCGTGGGGGTGGCCCTGCTCTTCCTCGGTCTGGGGATCGGAATGATCCGCTTCCGCGCCGCCATCGACGGCGCTTCGAGATGA
- a CDS encoding zinc ribbon domain-containing protein encodes MRKLFLLVCFCMIGALPAWAAYCSGCGQKLLDDVKFCSKCGTKVAVPDAAKPAPEPSKPAPATDKVKQEEPDRTAVYRTKTDLYVYQRRGDEHNVLKKNFLFKPRRYKIKAGSEIRVLEIVGDTLHVESVPGPDGKTEKGWVTEEELALRTTWSK; translated from the coding sequence ATGAGAAAATTATTTCTGCTGGTCTGTTTCTGCATGATCGGCGCGCTTCCCGCCTGGGCGGCTTACTGCTCGGGATGCGGTCAGAAGCTTCTCGACGACGTGAAGTTCTGTTCGAAGTGCGGCACGAAAGTCGCGGTCCCCGACGCGGCGAAACCGGCGCCTGAACCGTCGAAACCGGCGCCGGCCACGGACAAGGTGAAACAGGAGGAGCCCGACCGCACGGCCGTCTATCGGACGAAGACCGATCTGTACGTCTATCAGCGCCGGGGTGACGAGCACAATGTCCTGAAGAAGAACTTCCTTTTCAAACCGCGCCGGTACAAGATCAAAGCGGGTTCTGAGATCCGCGTTCTCGAAATCGTCGGCGACACCCTGCATGTCGAGTCGGTTCCGGGCCCTGACGGAAAAACGGAGAAAGGCTGGGTCACCGAGGAGGAGCTCGCCCTCAGGACGACCTGGTCGAAATAG
- a CDS encoding VWA domain-containing protein — translation MVEVAPRTGEIRINPWRFIAFLAFLALIAGATLWSMYSSSWGASNPFAEWLRKYLSVVNRFRPNAKPEDNLASALRLHGIEKLGEKRYAVLFTVTDKNGDPLTTVNPADVEVQLGDKPASRQRAIVDRVAPLHLMNQPEPVSFSGVMDYSGSMFPEDISAIESNYSTFLNAMVMPFSGSIIKFNNTVNTMTDLTANKGDIEKAVKHAVPLENTALYSGIDKGISTVQARRWMRFLLLTTDGNDNSSSHTLDEVLLRSRQHFVSCFTLGFGWLNVDILKRIAEETDGYYVYVPDSGELRTWFPKISKIVNNVQVAEVALPADLSLPLSVSMTVNANGTRLQRSR, via the coding sequence ATGGTCGAAGTCGCACCGCGAACCGGGGAGATCAGGATCAACCCCTGGCGCTTCATCGCGTTTCTGGCTTTTCTTGCGCTGATCGCAGGCGCGACGCTCTGGTCGATGTATTCCTCGTCCTGGGGCGCCAGCAACCCGTTTGCCGAGTGGCTGCGGAAGTATCTTTCCGTGGTGAACCGGTTCCGGCCGAATGCCAAGCCCGAAGACAACCTGGCCTCCGCTCTCAGGCTGCACGGCATCGAGAAACTCGGCGAGAAACGGTATGCCGTGCTCTTCACGGTGACCGACAAGAATGGCGACCCGCTGACGACGGTGAACCCGGCCGACGTCGAGGTCCAGCTCGGCGACAAGCCCGCTTCCCGGCAGCGCGCGATCGTCGACCGCGTCGCGCCGCTGCACCTGATGAACCAGCCCGAACCGGTCTCGTTCTCCGGCGTGATGGACTACTCGGGCAGCATGTTCCCTGAAGACATCTCGGCGATCGAGTCGAACTACTCGACGTTCCTGAACGCGATGGTCATGCCCTTCTCAGGATCGATCATCAAATTCAATAACACCGTCAATACCATGACCGACCTCACGGCGAACAAGGGCGACATCGAAAAAGCCGTCAAGCACGCCGTTCCGCTCGAGAACACGGCGCTCTACTCGGGCATCGACAAGGGCATCTCGACCGTCCAGGCCCGTCGCTGGATGCGGTTTCTGCTGCTGACGACGGACGGCAACGACAACTCGTCCTCGCACACGCTCGACGAGGTGCTCCTGCGCTCGCGCCAGCATTTCGTCTCCTGCTTCACCCTCGGGTTCGGCTGGCTGAACGTCGACATCCTCAAGCGCATCGCCGAGGAGACGGACGGCTACTACGTCTACGTGCCTGACAGCGGCGAGCTTCGCACGTGGTTCCCGAAGATCTCGAAGATCGTCAACAACGTGCAGGTGGCCGAAGTTGCCCTGCCGGCCGATCTGAGCCTTCCCCTGTCGGTTTCGATGACGGTGAACGCGAACGGCACCCGCCTCCAGCGCAGCCGCTAA